One window from the genome of Lysobacter helvus encodes:
- the mreC gene encoding rod shape-determining protein MreC — translation MPAYAGPAAARPGDIAGTLKLLAYLGLACVLIVLDHRGGWLTRGREQAQVFVQPLWAVAGWPGKVVDSISDDAGTRSSLIAENRRLRNALLVSGARIARLQAATADNERMRGLLGAVERGGLDVQLAPVLDIDLDPTRQRLVLDAGAGDGVRVGQVVIDAGGVVGQIISVNAMHATALLLTDPDHALPVAVLRNGVRLVAYGTGRTDRLTLASIPLSSDVKVGDVVVTSGLGERFPAGFPVGTISALRPDESRAFLVGDVKPAAQFDRGRDVLLLRSAPQRPVIGPAPDTTSALAPSVSVAPPASVRTTPAVKTAAATTAATPPAAATTTARAPRIEAPRP, via the coding sequence GTGCCCGCCTACGCCGGACCTGCCGCCGCCCGACCGGGCGACATTGCCGGCACGCTCAAGTTGCTGGCGTACCTCGGGCTCGCGTGCGTGCTGATCGTGCTCGACCACCGCGGCGGCTGGCTCACGCGCGGGCGTGAGCAGGCCCAGGTGTTCGTGCAGCCGCTGTGGGCGGTCGCGGGCTGGCCGGGCAAGGTCGTGGATTCCATCAGCGACGACGCCGGCACCCGCAGCTCGCTGATCGCCGAGAACCGCCGCTTGCGCAACGCCCTCCTCGTGAGCGGCGCGCGCATCGCGCGCCTGCAGGCCGCCACGGCGGATAACGAACGCATGCGCGGCCTGCTCGGCGCCGTCGAACGCGGCGGCCTCGACGTGCAGCTCGCCCCCGTCCTCGACATCGACCTCGATCCCACGCGCCAGCGCTTGGTGCTCGATGCCGGCGCTGGCGACGGCGTGCGCGTCGGCCAGGTCGTCATCGATGCGGGCGGTGTCGTCGGCCAGATCATTTCCGTCAACGCGATGCACGCCACCGCGCTGCTGCTCACCGATCCCGACCACGCGCTCCCCGTTGCCGTGCTGCGCAACGGCGTGCGCCTCGTGGCGTACGGCACGGGTCGCACCGATCGCCTCACGCTCGCGAGCATCCCGTTGTCGAGCGACGTGAAAGTGGGCGATGTCGTCGTCACCTCGGGTCTTGGCGAACGCTTCCCCGCCGGCTTCCCGGTGGGCACGATCTCCGCGCTGCGGCCCGACGAAAGCCGCGCGTTCCTGGTCGGCGACGTGAAGCCCGCCGCGCAATTCGATCGCGGCCGCGACGTGCTGCTGCTGCGCAGCGCACCGCAACGGCCGGTGATCGGGCCCGCGCCGGACACGACGTCCGCGCTCGCCCCGTCGGTCAGCGTCGCGCCGCCCGCCAGCGTGCGCACGACCCCTGCGGTGAAAACAGCCGCCGCGACGACCGCTGCGACGCCGCCGGCCGCCGCCACCACCACGGCGCGCGCGCCCCGCATCGAGGCCCCGCGCCCATGA
- a CDS encoding rod shape-determining protein, whose amino-acid sequence MFKFLGRYFSSDLSIDLGTANTLIYVRGQGIVLNEPSVVAVRQDRLVGGQKSVAAVGAEAKQMLGRTPGHITTIRPMKDGVIADFTYTEEMLKHFIRKVHKSRLMRPSPRVLVCVPCGSTQVERRAIKESAEEAGAREVYLIEEPMAAAIGAGMPVTEARGSMVVDIGGGTTEVAVIALNGIVYSQSVRIGGDRFDEAIIAYVRRTQGMLIGDATAERIKLEIGCAYPQKDVRTLEISGRHLAEGVPKMITITSNEVLEALREPLAGIVAAVKQALEQTPPELCADVAERGIVLTGGGALLRDLDRLLSEETGLHVQVADDPLTCVARGGGRALELVDMHGNEFFAPE is encoded by the coding sequence ATGTTCAAGTTCCTCGGCCGCTATTTCTCCAGCGATCTGTCCATCGACCTGGGCACGGCCAACACCCTCATCTACGTCCGCGGACAGGGCATCGTGCTGAACGAGCCGTCCGTGGTCGCCGTGCGCCAGGACCGGTTGGTCGGCGGGCAGAAGTCCGTGGCCGCCGTCGGCGCCGAAGCCAAGCAGATGCTGGGCCGCACGCCGGGCCACATCACCACCATCCGCCCGATGAAGGATGGCGTCATCGCCGACTTCACCTACACGGAAGAAATGCTCAAGCACTTCATCCGCAAGGTGCACAAGTCGCGCCTGATGCGCCCCAGCCCGCGCGTGCTGGTCTGCGTGCCCTGCGGCTCCACCCAGGTCGAGCGCCGCGCGATCAAGGAATCGGCCGAAGAAGCCGGTGCCCGCGAGGTGTACCTGATCGAAGAACCCATGGCGGCCGCGATCGGCGCCGGCATGCCGGTCACCGAGGCGCGCGGTTCGATGGTGGTCGACATCGGCGGCGGCACCACGGAAGTGGCGGTCATCGCGCTGAACGGCATCGTCTACTCGCAGTCCGTGCGCATCGGCGGCGACCGCTTCGACGAAGCGATCATCGCCTACGTCCGCCGCACGCAGGGCATGCTGATCGGCGACGCCACGGCCGAGCGCATCAAGCTCGAGATCGGCTGCGCCTACCCGCAGAAGGACGTCCGCACGCTGGAGATCTCCGGTCGCCACCTCGCCGAAGGCGTGCCGAAGATGATCACCATCACCTCCAACGAAGTGCTCGAAGCCCTGCGCGAACCGCTCGCCGGCATCGTGGCCGCGGTGAAGCAGGCGCTGGAACAGACCCCGCCGGAACTGTGCGCCGACGTCGCCGAGCGCGGCATCGTGCTCACCGGTGGCGGCGCGCTGCTGCGCGACCTGGACCGCCTGTTGAGCGAAGAAACTGGTCTGCACGTGCAGGTCGCCGACGATCCGCTCACCTGCGTCGCCCGTGGCGGCGGTCGTGCGCTCGAGTTGGTCGACATGCACGGCAACGAATTCTTCGCCCCGGAATAA
- a CDS encoding carbohydrate kinase family protein encodes MSALICGSLAYDTIMVFPDQFKNHILPDKVHILNVSFLVPRMRREFGGCAGNIAYNLKLLGGDPIPMATVGQDFGPYKDWFTEQGIRLDQVKVIEELFTPQAFITTDLDNNQITAFHPGAMMRSYENHVKDVKGVTFGIVSPDGREGMMQNAKEFAEAGIPFIFDPGQAMPLFNGQELRDFIELADYVTVNDYESNLLQERTGWSEKDIVSRVKAYICTRGPQGAQIHTPGKVYDVAPAHERRVTDPTGCGDAFRAGLIFGIEKGGYDWMTIGRIGNLMGALKVEHPGTQNQRFDHEEFTEQFKQQFGYAL; translated from the coding sequence ATGTCTGCGTTGATCTGCGGTTCCTTGGCCTACGACACCATCATGGTGTTCCCCGACCAGTTCAAGAACCACATCCTCCCGGACAAGGTGCACATCCTGAATGTGTCGTTCCTGGTGCCGCGCATGCGCCGCGAGTTCGGCGGCTGCGCGGGCAACATCGCCTACAACCTCAAGCTGCTGGGCGGCGATCCGATCCCGATGGCCACCGTGGGCCAGGACTTCGGGCCGTACAAGGACTGGTTCACCGAGCAGGGCATCCGCCTGGACCAGGTCAAGGTGATCGAGGAGCTGTTCACGCCGCAGGCGTTCATCACGACCGACCTGGACAACAACCAGATCACCGCCTTCCATCCCGGCGCGATGATGCGGTCGTACGAGAACCACGTGAAGGACGTCAAGGGCGTCACGTTCGGCATCGTCAGCCCCGACGGGCGCGAAGGGATGATGCAGAACGCGAAGGAATTCGCCGAAGCCGGCATTCCCTTCATCTTCGATCCGGGCCAGGCCATGCCGCTGTTCAACGGGCAGGAGCTGCGCGACTTCATCGAGCTGGCCGACTACGTCACCGTGAACGACTACGAGTCCAACCTGCTGCAGGAGCGCACGGGCTGGAGCGAGAAGGACATCGTCTCGCGCGTGAAGGCCTACATCTGCACGCGCGGCCCGCAGGGCGCGCAGATCCACACGCCGGGCAAGGTCTACGACGTCGCGCCGGCGCACGAGCGCCGCGTCACCGATCCGACGGGCTGCGGCGATGCGTTCCGCGCCGGCCTGATCTTCGGCATCGAGAAGGGCGGCTACGACTGGATGACGATCGGGCGCATCGGCAACCTGATGGGCGCGCTGAAGGTCGAGCATCCGGGCACGCAGAACCAGCGCTTCGACCACGAAGAGTTCACCGAACAGTTCAAGCAGCAGTTCGGCTACGCGTTGTAA
- a CDS encoding aminoacyl-tRNA deacylase produces the protein MLSPRLHNFLDQEHTPYTTLTHSRTVTADETAHATHLSRQLFAKTVMLKVDGALAMMVMPAAYRIDLVRLSRALGGPVVELAEETDFKDAFPDCETGAMPPFGHLYGMPVYVDSRLAGQPDIAFNAGTHTDAVRMPYAEFERLAKPELLWLAHVM, from the coding sequence ATGCTGTCACCGCGCCTGCATAACTTCCTGGACCAGGAACACACGCCCTACACGACGCTGACGCACAGCCGCACCGTCACCGCGGACGAAACCGCGCACGCCACGCACCTGAGCCGGCAGCTGTTCGCCAAGACCGTGATGCTGAAGGTCGATGGCGCGCTCGCGATGATGGTGATGCCGGCCGCGTATCGCATCGACCTGGTGCGCCTGTCGCGCGCGCTCGGCGGCCCGGTCGTCGAACTCGCCGAAGAAACCGACTTCAAGGACGCCTTCCCCGACTGCGAGACCGGTGCGATGCCGCCCTTCGGCCATCTCTACGGCATGCCGGTGTACGTGGATTCGCGCCTGGCGGGGCAACCGGACATCGCGTTCAACGCCGGCACGCACACCGATGCGGTGCGCATGCCGTACGCGGAATTCGAACGCCTCGCGAAGCCCGAGCTGCTATGGCTCGCGCACGTCATGTGA
- a CDS encoding alpha/beta fold hydrolase — protein sequence MRLRNKLAIAAALVAAALLVVVAWIAYDTDVLVRGEFARQLHAAGLTKQTRTVAGHRWVYAERAGSDANAPTLVLVHGFTGSKENFYPLARALDSRYRLVIPDLPGWGESERLPRENYGYLAQSERLAAFIHAVSSDKPVVLVGHSMGGGIVALVAAGHPERVSRVALLDASGVRFKDNRFGEQVLAGHNPFGVHDRKSLDGYLHILFHDEAKQPGIPWPADTAYIARRTHDAAFEQSVLDHIGRGPERFLPGDEAARIRQPALLLWCRQDQVIDPSALALYAARIPQARRVMLDGCGHMSLVERPDAVAAAIQSLIAEGRPR from the coding sequence ATGCGCTTGCGCAACAAGCTCGCAATCGCGGCCGCCCTCGTGGCGGCCGCATTGCTTGTGGTCGTTGCGTGGATTGCGTACGACACCGACGTGCTGGTGCGTGGGGAATTCGCGCGCCAGTTGCACGCCGCGGGATTGACGAAGCAAACGCGCACCGTCGCCGGCCATCGCTGGGTGTACGCCGAACGCGCCGGCAGCGATGCGAATGCGCCCACGCTCGTCCTCGTCCATGGCTTCACCGGCAGCAAGGAAAACTTCTACCCGCTGGCACGCGCGCTCGATAGTCGCTATCGCCTGGTGATTCCCGATCTCCCCGGCTGGGGCGAAAGCGAACGCCTCCCGCGCGAAAACTACGGTTACCTCGCGCAAAGCGAGCGCCTCGCCGCGTTCATTCATGCCGTGTCGTCCGACAAGCCCGTCGTGCTCGTCGGCCATTCGATGGGCGGCGGCATCGTCGCGCTCGTCGCGGCCGGTCATCCCGAACGCGTCTCGCGCGTCGCGCTGCTCGACGCCTCCGGCGTGCGCTTCAAGGACAACCGCTTCGGCGAACAAGTCCTCGCTGGCCACAACCCGTTCGGCGTGCACGATCGCAAGAGCCTCGACGGTTACCTGCACATCCTCTTCCACGACGAAGCCAAGCAGCCCGGCATCCCGTGGCCCGCCGACACCGCGTACATCGCGCGCCGCACGCACGACGCGGCGTTCGAACAATCGGTGCTCGATCACATCGGCCGCGGCCCCGAACGCTTCCTCCCCGGCGACGAAGCCGCGCGCATCCGCCAGCCCGCGTTGCTGCTGTGGTGCCGGCAGGACCAGGTGATCGATCCCAGCGCGCTCGCGCTGTACGCTGCGCGCATCCCGCAGGCGCGGCGCGTCATGCTCGACGGCTGCGGACACATGTCGCTGGTGGAACGGCCCGACGCCGTCGCGGCCGCCATTCAATCGCTCATTGCAGAAGGTCGCCCACGATGA
- a CDS encoding M1 family metallopeptidase, whose amino-acid sequence MRHPNAVLTMTALALATTLALGACKRTETPAAPAASATAASAATTQAPAQVAAVNDEHSYAQPDKVRTTDLALDLAVDFDKKTLSGTSTYTLDWIDPAATQLVLDTRDLTIAKIEGQGADGQWAPLQFALAEADKTLGSKLTIETPNRPKQVRITYTTSPNASGLQWLEPSMTAGKQQPFMFSQSQQIHARSWVPLQDTPMVRFTYSAHVTAPKNAMVLMSADNDPKAARDGDYTFKMPQKIPSYLLAIAAGDLVFQPITGNAGVWAEPSVVKSAAKEFDDTGKMISTAEGLYGPYRWGRYDILVLPPSFPYGGMENPRLTFATPTVIVGDKSLVSLVAHELAHSWSGNLVTFSTAKDAWLNEGVTSYVENRIVEALYGKERADMERVIARNELKGEFNDSNKALQQLAVKPGTLHDPDDNLSSTVYTKGAWFMQFLEDRIGRKDFDAFLRGYFDHFAFQSISSEQFREYAKANLLDKYPGKVTQDEFDAWLYQPGVPTTAPQVASPRFDAVDASRKAWLEDGTLPAKDATAKWTTQEWVHFIEGMPETLNTKQLAELDAAYKFTGTPNAEIAQRWYPLAVRSGYTQANDAIAAFLEKIGRRKLIMPTYNALVKTPEGLKLAEAVFAKAKPGYHPITTGSVQGVIDAAKAAPQEAPKQ is encoded by the coding sequence ATGCGCCACCCGAATGCCGTGCTGACCATGACCGCCCTGGCCCTCGCCACCACGCTGGCCCTGGGCGCCTGCAAGCGCACCGAAACGCCGGCCGCCCCGGCCGCTTCGGCCACCGCCGCTTCCGCCGCCACCACCCAAGCCCCCGCGCAGGTCGCCGCCGTGAACGACGAACACTCCTACGCGCAGCCGGACAAGGTGCGCACCACCGACCTCGCGCTGGACCTGGCGGTCGACTTCGACAAGAAGACGCTGTCCGGCACCTCGACATACACCCTAGACTGGATCGATCCGGCCGCCACGCAGCTCGTCCTCGACACGCGCGACCTCACGATCGCCAAGATCGAAGGGCAGGGCGCCGACGGCCAGTGGGCGCCGCTGCAGTTCGCGCTCGCCGAAGCCGACAAGACCCTCGGCAGCAAGCTGACGATCGAAACGCCGAACCGCCCGAAGCAGGTCCGCATCACGTACACGACGTCGCCGAACGCCTCGGGCCTGCAGTGGCTCGAGCCGTCGATGACGGCGGGCAAGCAGCAGCCCTTCATGTTCAGCCAGTCGCAGCAGATCCACGCGCGTTCGTGGGTGCCGCTGCAGGACACGCCGATGGTGCGCTTCACGTATTCGGCGCACGTCACCGCGCCGAAGAACGCGATGGTGCTGATGAGCGCGGACAACGATCCGAAGGCCGCGCGCGACGGCGACTACACCTTCAAGATGCCGCAGAAGATCCCGTCGTACCTGCTTGCGATCGCGGCGGGCGACCTGGTGTTCCAGCCGATCACCGGCAACGCCGGCGTGTGGGCCGAGCCGTCGGTGGTGAAGTCGGCGGCGAAGGAATTCGACGACACCGGCAAGATGATCTCCACCGCCGAAGGCCTGTACGGCCCGTACCGCTGGGGCCGCTACGACATCCTCGTGCTGCCGCCCTCGTTCCCGTACGGCGGCATGGAAAACCCGCGCCTCACCTTCGCCACGCCCACCGTGATCGTCGGCGACAAGTCGCTCGTCTCGCTGGTCGCGCATGAACTGGCGCACAGCTGGTCGGGCAACCTGGTGACGTTCTCCACAGCGAAGGACGCGTGGTTGAACGAAGGCGTCACCAGCTACGTCGAGAACCGCATCGTCGAAGCGCTGTACGGCAAGGAACGCGCCGACATGGAGCGCGTCATCGCGCGCAACGAGCTGAAGGGCGAGTTCAACGATTCGAACAAGGCGTTGCAGCAGCTCGCGGTGAAGCCCGGCACGCTGCACGATCCCGACGACAACCTCAGCTCCACGGTCTACACGAAGGGCGCGTGGTTCATGCAGTTCCTGGAAGACCGCATCGGCCGCAAGGATTTCGATGCGTTCCTGCGCGGCTACTTCGACCACTTCGCGTTCCAGTCGATTTCGTCGGAGCAGTTCCGCGAGTACGCCAAGGCCAACCTGCTCGACAAGTACCCGGGCAAGGTGACGCAGGACGAGTTCGATGCGTGGCTGTACCAGCCGGGCGTGCCGACGACGGCGCCGCAGGTGGCCTCGCCGCGCTTCGATGCGGTCGATGCCTCGCGCAAGGCGTGGCTGGAAGACGGCACGCTGCCGGCGAAGGACGCCACCGCGAAGTGGACCACGCAGGAATGGGTGCACTTCATCGAAGGCATGCCGGAGACGCTCAACACCAAGCAGCTCGCCGAACTCGACGCCGCGTACAAGTTCACCGGCACGCCGAACGCCGAGATCGCGCAGCGCTGGTATCCGCTCGCCGTGCGCAGCGGTTACACGCAGGCCAACGATGCGATCGCCGCGTTCCTGGAGAAGATCGGCCGTCGCAAGCTGATCATGCCGACGTACAACGCGCTGGTGAAAACGCCGGAAGGCCTGAAGCTCGCCGAAGCGGTGTTCGCGAAGGCGAAGCCGGGCTACCACCCGATCACCACGGGTTCGGTGCAGGGCGTGATCGACGCGGCGAAGGCCGCGCCGCAGGAAGCACCGAAGCAGTAA
- the rpoH gene encoding RNA polymerase sigma factor RpoH — protein sequence MSEIRSPLPLIANNLPIPSALGSLDAYIGAVHQIPVLTAEEEQSLARAFRDSDDLDAAKHLVLSHLRFVVHVARGYNGYGLQIGDLIQEGNIGLMKAVKRFDPTVGVRLVSFAVHWIRAEMHEFILKNWRIVKVATTKAQRKLFFNLRKSKTRLGWMNAEEVRAVAQDLNVSEREVLEMESRLSGRDIGFDAPADQDEDLGPPAPVAYLMANDEDPSQAYERADSEDNELELLRAGLGRLDARSRDIIKRRWLDPDSKVTLQELADEYGVSAERIRQVEANALKKMRALFAA from the coding sequence ATGTCCGAAATCCGTTCCCCCCTCCCCCTCATCGCCAACAACCTCCCGATCCCGAGCGCGCTCGGTTCGCTGGATGCGTACATCGGTGCGGTGCACCAGATCCCGGTGCTCACGGCGGAAGAAGAACAATCGCTCGCCCGCGCGTTCCGCGACAGCGACGACCTCGATGCCGCCAAGCACCTGGTGCTCTCGCACCTGCGCTTCGTCGTGCACGTGGCCCGTGGCTACAACGGCTATGGCCTGCAGATCGGCGACCTGATCCAGGAAGGCAACATCGGCCTGATGAAGGCGGTGAAGCGTTTCGATCCCACCGTCGGCGTGCGCCTGGTGAGTTTCGCCGTGCACTGGATCCGCGCCGAGATGCACGAGTTCATCCTCAAGAACTGGCGCATCGTGAAGGTCGCCACCACCAAGGCGCAGCGCAAGCTGTTCTTCAACCTGCGCAAGAGCAAGACGCGCCTGGGCTGGATGAACGCCGAAGAGGTGCGCGCGGTCGCGCAGGACCTCAACGTGTCCGAGCGCGAAGTGCTGGAAATGGAATCGCGCCTGTCGGGTCGCGACATCGGCTTCGATGCGCCCGCCGACCAGGACGAAGACCTCGGCCCGCCCGCGCCGGTCGCGTACCTGATGGCCAACGACGAAGATCCGTCGCAGGCCTACGAGCGCGCCGACAGCGAAGACAACGAGCTCGAACTGCTGCGCGCCGGCCTCGGCCGCCTCGACGCCCGCTCGCGCGACATCATCAAGCGCCGCTGGCTCGATCCGGACAGCAAGGTCACGTTGCAGGAACTGGCGGACGAATACGGCGTCAGCGCCGAACGCATCCGCCAGGTCGAAGCCAACGCGCTCAAGAAGATGCGGGCGTTGTTCGCCGCCTAA
- a CDS encoding NAD(P)/FAD-dependent oxidoreductase, producing MPGNTPHVVVVGGGFAGLWATRALASADVRITLLDRGNHHLFQPLLYQVATAGLSAPDIAAPLRHILRRQGNATVLMAEAAAIDKDARRVQLASGDAIDYDALIVCTGATHAYFGNDAWAPFAPGLKTLDDALAIRRRILTAFERAEAERDPAARAAWLTFCVVGGGPTGVELAGTLAEIARHTLRKEFRNIDPGDSRVLLLEAGPRVLSTFPDALAAKARASLARLGVDVRTGTPVSRIDADGVSLGEEHIAARTVLWAAGVAASPLARTLDVPLDRAGRVAVQPDLTLPGHPEVFVAGDLATLQRADGRPVPGVAPAAKQMGAYIAQVLRARFAGRSAPAPFRYRDYGNLATIGRRAAVVDLHGFRFSGFPAWTFWLLAHVFFLIGFRNRVVVMLDWAMAYWTYQRNARIVLGKDPTK from the coding sequence ATGCCAGGCAACACACCGCACGTCGTGGTCGTCGGCGGGGGATTCGCCGGCTTGTGGGCCACGCGCGCGCTCGCGTCGGCGGATGTCCGCATCACGTTGCTCGATCGCGGCAACCATCATCTCTTCCAGCCGCTGCTGTACCAGGTCGCCACCGCGGGCCTGTCGGCGCCCGACATCGCCGCGCCGCTGCGCCACATCCTGCGCAGGCAAGGCAATGCCACGGTGTTGATGGCCGAAGCGGCCGCGATCGACAAGGACGCGCGCCGCGTGCAACTGGCCAGCGGCGACGCGATCGACTACGACGCGCTGATCGTCTGCACCGGCGCCACGCACGCGTATTTCGGCAACGATGCGTGGGCGCCGTTCGCGCCGGGGTTGAAGACGCTCGACGATGCGCTCGCGATCCGCCGGCGCATCCTCACGGCATTCGAGCGCGCGGAAGCCGAGCGCGACCCGGCCGCACGCGCGGCGTGGCTGACGTTCTGCGTGGTGGGCGGCGGTCCGACCGGTGTGGAACTCGCCGGCACGCTGGCCGAAATCGCGCGCCACACCTTGCGCAAGGAATTCCGCAACATCGATCCGGGCGACTCGCGCGTGTTGCTGCTCGAAGCGGGTCCGCGCGTGCTGTCGACGTTCCCCGATGCGCTCGCGGCGAAGGCCCGTGCTTCGCTCGCACGCCTGGGCGTCGACGTGCGCACCGGCACGCCGGTCTCGCGCATCGATGCCGACGGCGTGTCGCTGGGCGAGGAACACATCGCCGCGCGCACGGTGCTGTGGGCCGCGGGCGTCGCGGCCTCACCGCTCGCGCGCACGCTCGACGTGCCGCTGGATCGCGCCGGCCGCGTGGCGGTGCAACCCGATCTCACGTTGCCCGGGCATCCGGAAGTCTTCGTCGCCGGCGACCTCGCCACGTTGCAGCGCGCCGACGGCAGGCCCGTCCCCGGCGTCGCGCCCGCGGCGAAGCAGATGGGGGCGTACATCGCGCAGGTGTTGCGCGCGCGCTTTGCAGGACGCAGCGCGCCGGCGCCGTTCCGCTACCGCGATTACGGCAACCTCGCGACGATCGGGCGTCGCGCCGCGGTCGTCGACCTGCACGGCTTCCGCTTCTCGGGCTTCCCGGCGTGGACGTTCTGGCTGCTCGCGCACGTGTTCTTCCTGATCGGCTTCCGCAACCGCGTCGTCGTGATGCTCGACTGGGCGATGGCGTACTGGACCTACCAGCGCAACGCGCGGATCGTGCTCGGGAAGGATCCAACGAAGTAA
- a CDS encoding primosomal protein N' yields MSSDRAVLRVALPVPLARLFDYRAPGGAHAEHAAVGGRVRVPFGSRELIGVVAEVGDGDPSARETREALDLLDVAPLLHGELLGSLQWLSRYVHAPLGEVLATALPADLRQGQPLPDTHIAGWRAMAGALERVTRDGAPRRLLALLAQGALSEDALDDLQPGWRTAARGLAKRGLVEELRIDATAAPVATQPAPVLNDEQRAAAEAIAGIDGFGAVLLDGVTGSGKTEVYLHAIAQCLARGRQALVLVPEIGLAPQTLARFRARLGVPVHALHSGLNDTERARVWTAAWRGEARVIVGTRSAIFTPLPHAGLIVVDEEHDGSYKQQDGIRYHARDFALVRGKALGVPVVLGSATPSLESLQNAHAGRYAHLRLMQRAGNAKPPSVRVLDIRKRQLDAGLSNELIAKLEATLQAGGQALVFKNRRGYAPVLLCHDCGWSAQCKRCEAPMTVHAAGRRLQCHHCGARQPAPQACPDCGGLALQPQGVGTERLEERLIERFPDFNVLRVDRGSTRRRDALETLLGELGAQPGVLVGTQMLAKGHDLPNLTLVAVVGIDEGLFSADFRAGEKLAQLLIQVAGRAGRAERPGEVWLQTHHPEHPLLQTLINGGYHAFADAELALREAAGFPPFAHLALVRAEAKDAASPLAFLEVAKAAFRECGVAGLEVHGPLPAPMPRRAGFQRSQLLVSSPQRRALQAALDMAMPVLRDAPEARRLRWSLDVDPVDLY; encoded by the coding sequence TCTCCGTGTTGCCTTGCCCGTGCCGCTGGCGCGGTTGTTCGACTATCGCGCGCCGGGTGGCGCGCACGCCGAACACGCGGCCGTCGGCGGGCGCGTGCGCGTCCCGTTCGGATCGCGCGAACTCATCGGCGTGGTAGCGGAGGTGGGCGACGGCGATCCGTCGGCGCGCGAGACGCGCGAGGCGCTCGACCTCCTGGACGTCGCACCGCTGCTGCACGGCGAACTGCTCGGTTCGCTGCAATGGCTGAGCCGGTACGTGCACGCCCCGCTGGGCGAAGTGCTGGCGACGGCGCTACCCGCCGACCTGCGCCAGGGCCAGCCGCTGCCGGATACGCACATCGCCGGCTGGCGCGCGATGGCGGGTGCGCTCGAACGCGTGACGCGCGACGGTGCGCCGCGCCGGTTGCTCGCGTTGCTCGCGCAGGGCGCGTTGTCGGAAGACGCGCTCGATGACCTGCAGCCGGGCTGGCGCACGGCGGCGCGCGGATTGGCCAAGCGCGGGCTCGTCGAGGAACTCCGGATCGACGCGACCGCCGCGCCGGTCGCCACGCAACCCGCACCTGTCCTCAACGACGAACAACGCGCGGCGGCCGAGGCGATCGCCGGCATCGACGGCTTCGGCGCCGTGCTGCTCGATGGCGTGACCGGCAGCGGCAAGACCGAGGTCTACCTGCACGCGATCGCGCAATGCCTGGCGCGCGGACGGCAGGCGCTGGTGCTGGTGCCGGAAATCGGCCTTGCGCCGCAGACGCTCGCGCGCTTCCGCGCGCGCCTCGGCGTGCCGGTGCACGCGCTGCATTCGGGCTTGAACGACACCGAGCGCGCGCGCGTGTGGACGGCGGCGTGGCGCGGCGAAGCGCGCGTCATCGTCGGCACGCGTTCGGCGATCTTCACCCCGTTGCCGCACGCGGGCCTGATCGTCGTCGACGAAGAACACGACGGCAGCTACAAGCAACAGGATGGCATCCGTTACCACGCGCGGGACTTCGCGCTCGTGCGCGGCAAGGCGCTGGGCGTGCCGGTGGTGCTGGGCAGCGCGACGCCGTCGCTGGAGTCCTTGCAGAACGCGCACGCGGGCCGCTACGCGCACCTGCGCCTGATGCAACGCGCGGGCAACGCGAAGCCGCCGAGCGTGCGCGTCCTCGACATCCGCAAGCGCCAGCTCGACGCTGGGTTGTCGAACGAATTGATCGCGAAACTCGAAGCGACGCTGCAAGCCGGCGGCCAGGCGCTCGTGTTCAAGAACCGCCGCGGCTACGCACCGGTGCTGCTCTGCCACGACTGCGGCTGGAGCGCGCAATGCAAGCGTTGCGAAGCGCCGATGACGGTGCATGCGGCGGGCCGTCGCCTGCAATGCCATCACTGTGGCGCGCGGCAACCGGCGCCGCAGGCGTGCCCGGATTGCGGCGGGCTGGCGTTGCAGCCGCAAGGCGTGGGCACCGAGCGCCTGGAAGAGCGACTGATCGAACGCTTCCCGGATTTCAACGTGTTGCGTGTCGATCGCGGCAGCACGCGGCGTCGCGATGCGCTGGAAACGCTGCTCGGCGAGCTGGGTGCGCAACCCGGCGTGCTCGTCGGCACGCAGATGCTCGCGAAAGGACACGACCTGCCGAACCTCACGCTCGTCGCGGTGGTCGGCATCGACGAGGGTTTGTTTTCAGCCGATTTCCGCGCGGGCGAAAAACTCGCGCAACTGTTGATCCAGGTCGCGGGGCGCGCGGGGCGCGCCGAACGCCCGGGCGAGGTGTGGTTGCAGACGCACCATCCCGAACATCCGTTGCTGCAGACGCTGATCAACGGCGGCTACCACGCATTCGCCGATGCGGAGCTCGCGTTGCGCGAAGCCGCCGGCTTCCCGCCGTTCGCGCACCTCGCGCTGGTGCGCGCCGAAGCGAAGGACGCGGCGTCGCCGCTGGCGTTCCTCGAAGTGGCGAAGGCGGCCTTCCGCGAATGCGGTGTCGCAGGCCTTGAAGTGCACGGCCCGTTGCCTGCGCCGATGCCGCGCCGCGCGGGCTTCCAGCGATCGCAGTTGCTGGTGTCGAGCCCGCAACGCCGCGCGCTGCAGGCGGCGCTCGACATGGCGATGCCCGTGCTGCGCGACGCACCCGAAGCACGCCGCCTGCGCTGGTCGCTCGACGTGGATCCGGTCGACCTCTACTGA